In Gordonia sp. SL306, the genomic window TCGTCGGAGATCTGGGTCCCGACAGCGTGATCGAAGCGGTCGGGGTGACTGGCCACATGGGCGGCCTGTGGGCCCTCGGCGGCGACGGGCGGCCGGTGGGTAACGCCATCTGTTGGCCCGACGCGCGGGCCACCGCGATCCTCGACGAGGTCGGAGACCGAGGTGAGCTCGACGCGCTCTTCGACATCAGCGGCAACGCGCTGATCCCCGGCACACCGTATCCGTTGCTCGCATGGGTCAAGCGACACGAACCGGCCCGCTACGCCGACATCGCGCACTTCTTCATGGCCAAGGACTACATCAACTATCGGCTGACCGGAATCGTCGCCACCGAAGAGTCCGATCTCTCGTTCGCGCCGTGCGACTTCCGTGGACGACGGAAGTCCGAGGCCTTCTTCACTGCCTTCGGCATCGAGGAGATGTCGGCGCGGCTGCCGGATGTCGGGGTCAGCGAAGCCATCGTGGGTGCGGTGACCGACGCCGCCGCGGCGGAGACCGGCCTGCCGGTCGGGACGCCGGTCTGCGCGGGGACGGGCGACGCGACCGCGAACATGATCGGGATCGGCGCCGCCCACGACGGTCAGGCGGTCACCACGATCGGGACCAGCCTGATGAACGGGACCTCCACCGACCATCCGCTTCTCGAGCCCCGCGGCGTCGGGTTCGGCTTCCTGATGCCGGAGAACCGCTGGCAACGGCAGATCACCAACTCCGGTGGCGGCACGATGTGTCTCGACTGGGTGATCAACACCTTCTGCCAGGTCGAGGTCGAACGGATCTCTGCTGGGGAGACGACCCTCGGGCGCGTGGTCTGCGAGTTCGCGCAGGACACCGAGCCGGGCTCGAGAGGCCTTGTCTTCCATCCCTATCTCAACACTGCAGGCGCAACCGCGCCGTTCCTCGACGTGAACGCCCGCGGCAGTTTCCTAGGCCTACGCGGGGACACGACGCCGGCAGAGATGGTCCGCGCCGTCATGGAGGGCACCGCGCTGTCGGTGCGCGACTGCTACGCGGCGATGCCGGTGAGGATCGACGAGATCCGCCTCACCGGCGGCGGGGCACGCAGCGTCGAGTGGAGCCAGATCATCGCCGACGTCCTGCAGAAGACGATCGTCGCGCCGGACGTCCCGGAATCGGGTGCCCTCGGCGCCGCGATGCTCGCCGCGGTCGCCACCGGGCAGTACCCCGACCTTGATGCCGCGGCCGCCCAGATGGTGCGCGAAGGTCGTGTCCACGAACCAGATCCGGCAACCGCCGACCTCTATGACGCGGCGTTCTCGACCTACCGCGCGGTGCTGAAGCCCCTGCGCGACGTGTGGGCGGCCGTCGCCGACGACACCGACCATCTCACCCCGGCCTGAGCGCCGATCCCTCCTCGACCCAAGCGAACCTCGACCACAGCGAACGGAGTCCCCCTGTGACCGCCATCAGAACCGTGCTCGGCGACATCGCGCCCGACGATCTCGGCGTGACGCTCTGCCACGAGCACCTTTTCACCAATCCGCCCCGATGGGCGCGCGAGCAGGACAACGACATGGTCCTCGACAAGGTGGATGCCGCCATCGGCGAGGTCGCCGACTTCGACGGTCTGGGTGGCGGTGCGCTGATCGAGATGACCACCGAGGACTACGGGCGCAATGCCGCTGGTCTCCTCGCCGTCGCCGAGGCGTCGCGTGTCCACATCGTCAGCGCGAGTGGCTATCAGAAGGGCATCTACTATCCCGACACGGTCGCCATCGAATCGGTCGACGAGATCTCGCGGCGCTTTGTCACCGACGTGACAGTCGGGATCGACGGAACGTCGGCGCGGGCGGGCGTGATCAAGTTCGGCACCTGCCGCACCGATGAGATCCGCGAGGACGAGCGCAAGGTCCAGCAGGCGGTCGCCCGCGCGCATCTCGCGACCGGGGCACCGATCTCGACGCACTGTCAGGCCGGGACGCTGGGCACTCTGCAGGCCAACGGATTCGCCGATCTCGGCGTCGATCCGGCGCGAGTCCTGATCGGGCACCTTGACCGGAATCTCGACTATGGCTATCTCCGCGAGGTCGCGCAGACGGGTGTGTGGCTCGGTTTCGACCACTGGACCAAGCCGAAGTACCCATCGGACGAACTGCGGGTCTCCTACATCGAGCAATTGTTCTCCGAGGGGTACACGCAGGTGATGGTGTCCGGTGACCTCGGCAGACCGTCGTACCAACCGCACCACGGGGGCACTCCCGGATTCGCGGGCCTGCTCAAGCAGATCCGCGAGCGCCTTACCGCGGAGATCGCCGAGACCGTATTCCTCACCAATCCCCGCGAGTTCTTCGCGTTCAACCCGAC contains:
- a CDS encoding FGGY-family carbohydrate kinase, with amino-acid sequence MTRRSVVVGIDKGTSSLKTIAVDLATGELVAECGAKTPCHYPSPGRHEEDPEDTWRSVASTIRSVVGDLGPDSVIEAVGVTGHMGGLWALGGDGRPVGNAICWPDARATAILDEVGDRGELDALFDISGNALIPGTPYPLLAWVKRHEPARYADIAHFFMAKDYINYRLTGIVATEESDLSFAPCDFRGRRKSEAFFTAFGIEEMSARLPDVGVSEAIVGAVTDAAAAETGLPVGTPVCAGTGDATANMIGIGAAHDGQAVTTIGTSLMNGTSTDHPLLEPRGVGFGFLMPENRWQRQITNSGGGTMCLDWVINTFCQVEVERISAGETTLGRVVCEFAQDTEPGSRGLVFHPYLNTAGATAPFLDVNARGSFLGLRGDTTPAEMVRAVMEGTALSVRDCYAAMPVRIDEIRLTGGGARSVEWSQIIADVLQKTIVAPDVPESGALGAAMLAAVATGQYPDLDAAAAQMVREGRVHEPDPATADLYDAAFSTYRAVLKPLRDVWAAVADDTDHLTPA
- a CDS encoding phosphotriesterase family protein, encoding MTAIRTVLGDIAPDDLGVTLCHEHLFTNPPRWAREQDNDMVLDKVDAAIGEVADFDGLGGGALIEMTTEDYGRNAAGLLAVAEASRVHIVSASGYQKGIYYPDTVAIESVDEISRRFVTDVTVGIDGTSARAGVIKFGTCRTDEIREDERKVQQAVARAHLATGAPISTHCQAGTLGTLQANGFADLGVDPARVLIGHLDRNLDYGYLREVAQTGVWLGFDHWTKPKYPSDELRVSYIEQLFSEGYTQVMVSGDLGRPSYQPHHGGTPGFAGLLKQIRERLTAEIAETVFLTNPREFFAFNPTETAA